The DNA window GTGGCGGTCGTGACCACCGGCGATGGTGACCACCGGCGATGGTGACGGGCGGCCGACATGGCAGAGTGAACGGTGATGTCCAACGCACCTCGTCTCCGGGCCGATCGATCACACCTGCCGCTGATCGCGGCCGCAACCGGCGCCACGCCGTCGCGGCGACCCGTCTGGTTCATGCGGCAGGCCGGACGCTCCCTGCCGGAATACCGGGCGATCCGTGCCGAACACGGCATGCTCGAATCCTGTTTCGACGCCGAGATGGTCTGCGAGATCACCATGCAGCCGGTCCGGCGCCACGACGTGGATGCCGCGATCCTGTTCTCCGACATCGTCGTACCACTGAAGGCCGCCGGCGTCGACCTCGACATCGTGGCCGGCACCGGACCGGTCATCGCCGAACCGATCCGCACCGAAGCCGACGTGACACGCCTTCCTCGGCTGGCACCCGAGGCGGTCGGGGCGGTGGCCCGGGCCGTCGAACTCATCCTCGCCGAACTCGGCGGCGACACCGCGCTGATCGGGTTCGCCGGCGCCCCGTTCACCCTGGCGTCGTATCTGATCGAGGGCGGACCGAGCCGCAATTACGAGCGGACCAAGGCGATGATGCACGGCGCGCCCGTGGTGTGGAACGAGCTGATGGGGCGGCTCGCCGACATCACCATCGCCTTCCTGCGCGTGCAACTCGACGCCGGCGTCGACGCCATCCAGCTCTTCGACTCCTGGGCGGGCATGCTCTCGGCCGCCGACTACGCCCGATTCGTCGCGCCGCACAGTTCCCGGGTGCTGGCCGAAGTTGCCGAATACGGTGTTCCGCGAATTCATTTCGGCGTCGGGACCGGCGAGTTGCTGGCGCCGATGGCGCATGCCGGTGCCGATGTCATCGGCGTCGACTGGCGGGTGCCGCTCGACGAGGCGGCCCGGCGGGTCGGGCCTGGAAAAGCGGTGCAGGGCAACCTGGATCCGACGATGCTCTTCGCCGGAGACGATGTGGTGGACCGGGAGATCCGGCGGGTCGTCGACGACGGCGACCGCGCCATCGCCGAAGGCGCCGTCGGGCACATCTTCAACCTCGGACACGGGGTGCTGCCGGGCACCGATCCCGACGTCCTGACCCGGGCGGTCGATCTCATTCACCGTCTGTGATGTCGCGGCCGGTGATGTCGCGGCGGATTCGGGTTGCGGTGGTCGGCGGCGGGATCTCGGGACTGACCGCCGCGTTCCGTCTTCGCCAGGCGCTCGGATCCGACGCACAGATCGACGTCGTCGAATCGAGTGACCGGCTCGGTGGCGTCCTGCGCACCGTCGACGTGGGCGGGCGGGCGGTGGACGTGGGCGCTGAGGCGTTCATCGTGCGACGTCCCGAGGCGCTCGCGTTGATCGACGAGCTGGGCCTGGCCGATGACGTGGTGTCGCCGTCGGGAGCCCGCCCGGCGATCTGGTCCGGCGCGGGACTGCACCCACTGCCCGCGCCCGCCTTGATGGGTATTCCCGCGTCACCCGAACCCGTTGCCGGACTTGTCGATTCCGACGATCTCGACAGGCTGGCCGGTGAAGCTGACCGCCCGCTGAACTGGTCGGTGACGCAGAATCCGACGGTCGGGGACCTGGTGGCCGACCGGTTCGGTCCATCGGTGGTGGCACGCAGTGTGGACCCGATGCTGGGCGGTGTCTACTCCAGCCTGGCCGCCGACATCGGGCTGCGAGAGGCGATCCCCGCCCTCGCCGCGCGACTCGACGGCGGCTCGCCGTCACTGACCGCGGCGGTGCGGTCGGTCATCGACTCCGGTGCCGGTGCGTCGGGTCCGGTGTTCGGCACGCTGATCGGCGGCTATCGGAGACTGCTCGACGCGCTGACGGCGGCGGCAGCGGTGACCCCCGCGTTGGCCCGCGCGGTCGTCACCCTGGGTTCCGGCGCCGACGGGTGGACACTCGGGTTCGGTGACGGCGGATCGGCCGACTACGACGGCGTCGTGCTGGCGGTTCCGGCACCGGTCGCCGGAGAACTGCTCACCGAATCCGCGCCGGCGATCGGCGAGGCACTCGTCGCGGTGCCGCGCGCGTCGTCGGTGGTGGTGTCAATCGCCCTGGAACCCGGCACGCGCCTGCCCGATCACTCTGGAGTTCTCGTGGCCACCGGAGAAACCCTGCGCGCCAAGGCATTCACCTTCAGCTCTCGTAAGTGGCCGCATCTCGCGGGCGACGACGAGCCGGTGTCGGTGCGGGCATCGTTCGGCCGCCATGGCGCACCGGTCCCCGACGAGGACGACGAACCCGGCGTCGGGGAACGGCTGGTGGCCGACGCGCTCGCCGACCTCGACGCGGTGTGTGCGGCGGCCGGGGTGAACGCGGTGTCGGCACGGGTCGTCGACTCGTATGTCCAGCGCTGGCCCGGTGGCCTGCCCGTCTACGGGCCGGGTCACCTCGCGGCGATGGCCAGGGTCGATGCGCACCGGCCGCCCCGTCTGGCCCTGGCCGGCTCGGCCTACGCCGGTGTCGGCGTGCCCGCCTGCATCGGGCGGGCCGGTCGGGCGGCGGCGGCGGTGGTCGCCGATCTCACACCCGAGACCTGACTGACCGTCCGGGTCGCTCCGGTGGCACCATGACTGTCATGAGCCGATTGGACTACGCAGAACTCAACTCCACCATTCGCTACCTGATGTTCTCGGTGTTCGCTGTCCGGCCGGGCGAGCTGCCCGCCGACCGTGACCAGGTCAAATCGGACGCCGCCGACTTCTTCAAGACACTCGAGGACAGCGGCGTGGTGGTGCGCGGCGTCTACGACGTGTCGGGGCTGCGTGCCGATGCGGACTTCATGATCTGGTGGCACGCGGAGAAGATCGAGGAACTCCAAGCCGCGTACGCCCGCTTCCGGCGGGAGACCGTGGTTGGCCGGGCGTCCGACGCCGTGTGGAGCAACGTCGCCCTGCATCGGCCCGCCGAGTTCAACAAGAGTCACATCCCGGCGTTCCTGGCCGGTGAGGAGCCGGGCAACTACATCTGCGTCTACCCGTTCGTGCGGTCCTACGACTGGTACCTGCTGCCCGACGAGGAACGCCGCAAGATGCTCGCCGACCACGGGAAGGCCGCCCGCGAGTACAAGGACGTCCGGGCCAACACCGTCGCATCGTTCGCCCTCGGCGACTACGAATGGCTGCTCGCCTTCGAGGCCCCGGAACTGCACCGGATCGTCGACCTGATGCGCGATCTGCGGGCCACCGAAGCGCGTCGTCACGTACGCGAGGAGACGCCGTTCTTCACCGGCCCACGCGTTGAGGTCGACGCCCTCATCGACGCCTTACCGTGACGGCGCTCGGTCGCCAGCGGCGGGGCGCCGCGATCGGAGTGCTCGGGCTGGCCGCCGGCTTGGCGGTGGGCGCCTGCGCGATCTCGGTGGACGGAACCCCGGTGGCCGCCCCCGACCCGCCGGTTCGCACGGTGGCGTGCGACTACCAGGTGGCTCCCAACGCCTTCGACAGCCTGCCGACCACGGTTCCGCCGTCGGTCCCGGCCGACCAGCGCGACGCATATCTGCGGTACATGGCGTCACTGCGGGCAGGTGCGTCCAAGCAGCGAAGCGCGCCGCAACCGGCGCCTCGGCAACCCGAGACCGGGCGGGTCACCGTCACGCTGACCACCAGTCAGGGCACGATCCCGATCACCGTCGAACACACCGGTGCGCCGTGTAACGCCGGAGCCGTCCTCTCGCTCGCCCACAGCGGCTACTACGACAACACCGACTGTCACCGGCTGACAGCGGCCCCCGCCCTGAAGGTGCTCCAGTGCGGCGATCCGACCGGGACCGGTATCGGCGGCCCCGGATGGAACAGCCCCGACGAGTTCCCGACCGATCTGCGCCCGAGCGGTCCACCGGACCCGTACACCGGGCTGCAGGCGGTCACCTACCCGCGTGGCGTCGTGGCCGTCGCCAACAGCAACTCCTCGGGAAGGACACACACCGGTGATGCACAGTTCTTCATCGTGTACGGGGACAGTCAGATCGCGGCCAACTATGCGGTGATCGGCAGCGTCGATACGGCCGGTCTGGGGGTGGTCGACCGCGTGGCCGCGGGCGGAATCGCACCCGACTTGCCGACCGAGACGCTGCAGGACGGAACCCCGAAGGTGAGGCTGTCGATCACCTCCGCCACGGTCAGCTGACGCCGAGAGTGGGAGTGGCGCAACAGTTCAGGCGTCTGGCGGACCGGCCGGCTCCAGCGTGAGACTGATGGAGTTGATGCAGTAGCGGAGGTCGGTCGGGGTGTCGTAGCCCTCCCCGGCGAAGACGTGGCCCAGGTGGCTGCCGCAGTTGGCGCACAGCACCTCGGTACGGCGCATGCCCATCGAGTCGTCGGCGCGTTCGACGACGGCATCGCCGGCCAGCGGGGAGAAGAACGACGGCCATCCGCAATGCGACTCGAATTTCTGTTCGCTGCGGAACAATTCGGCGTCGCATGCCCGGCAGCGGTACACCCCGATGGTGGTGGTGTCGGTGTACTCGCCGGTGAACGGCGCCTCGGTACCGGCTTGGCGCAGCACCCGGTATTCCGCGGGCGTCAGTCGTTCCTTCCACTGCTCGTCGGTCAGGTCGGCGAGTTCGGCACGGTTGTCAGAGGTCATGTTCCCCACGGTAGCGATCCTGTCCGGCAGAGTGCCACGGCCGGGTCGGGCTCAGCCGGTCGTCGCGGTCCTGTTCACCGCCGTCGGCTCGTCGGAGGCCGGTGTGGGGCGCGGTGCCGTCGGCTCGGCGTTCGTTGTCGTCGAGCGGATGTCGAGGTAGCGGAACAACAGCGAACAGAACACTGCGATCATCAGCAGCGACCAGCCCCAGGTGACCTTCCCGTACTCGAGGATCCAGCCGAGGGCGTTCCAGCGTTCGGAGTAGAAGCTGTCGAAGGCCATGCATCCGTAGACGCCGAGCCACGCCGGCCAGTTCCGCATCGGCGAACCGGGCAGCACCACCGACATCAGCAGCGGGAACAGCAGCATCGAGTAGTAACCCTGACCAAGCGATCCCACCAGGAAGGTGGTCACCAGCAACACACCCGACGATGTGCTGAGCCACAACAGTTCGTTGGTCGTCCGGTAGTAGCGGTAGAGGAACCACAGCGAGAACACGGCCATCGCCACGAACGCGACGCGCAGCAGGACGACGAGCCATGGTGCGACGCCGAAGTACGCGCCGTTACCGGCGATCGACGAGTTGTAGTAATCGCGGGCCTCGAACAGGTAGGGCGCGGTCTTGGTGACAAAGTCCATGGCGTCGACGCCGATGGGCCAGGCGACCGCCATGAGCGCCGCCGGGATGGCGATCGCGGTGATGAGGACCTTCCACTGCCGATTCAGCAGGGCGAGCAACAACAACGGCGCCAGCACCGGTTTGACCGCGAGGGTCAGACCCAGCGGAACCCCCGCCCACAGGTCGTGGCGGCGGATCATCAGCATCATGAACGCGAGCATGCCGAGCAGGACGAAGGCGTTGAAGTTCGTGAAGATCAGCGTGTTGGCCACCGTCTCGGTGCTGAAGAAGACGAACAGCACCGTCGGGAACACCCAACTACCCGCCGAATACCCGAACATCCTGGTCAGCAGGTAGGCGCATCCGACCAGCGCGATGGCGCTCACCGCGATGAACAGCCAGCGCGCACGCTCGTAGTCGAGCACCGCGACCGGCGCCATCAGCAGCGTCCCTGACGGCGGGTACAGGTAGTGCGGGCTGACCGTGGAGTAGTTCTCCCCGTAGACGGGCAGATTGTTCAGGAAATTGAAGGCAGCGGCGTACACCGGTTTGAAATCGTCGGTGCGGGACCCGTTGACGCCGAGAATCAGTGCGCGCTGGATGACCATCATCACGCTGATCGGCCACAGGATCATCGGGACGATCCGCTGCACGCTCACCTGCGGGTAGAGATACCTGTCGAGATTGGCCACCCGCGAACCGTACTACGAACGCGATGCCCGATCGGGACAACCCCGGCCGACGGGCAGCGTCATGGGTGCGGGCGTTCGGCGTCGACGGATTCGTATCTGGACAGTCGGCGATACAGCTCGCGCATCGTGGCCTCGACATCGTCGAGGAACGAGTCGACATGGTCTTCGTTGTAACCCCGACGCCCCATCGGGGGTTTGCCGAAGGCCACGTTGTGCACGTCGTCCGGTGTCAGCATCCGAGGATCATCCCACACACTCAACGCCAGGCCGACGGGGCTCAGGCGGGACAACCGCGATCCGTCGGACCGGCCAGCGGGGTGGGCCCGAGGTACTCGGCAACTGTTTGTGCAGCACAGGAACTGCGTGCCAACACCGAGTATCCGATCCCTTCCCAGCCGACCGTCACCGGCGCGATGCCCGCGTTGAGGAACGTCGCGCGCAGGGCGCTGGCCCCGTTGCCACCGTTGATGGTGTCGTTGGTGCCGTTGAGCACCAGCGGCGGCGTCGGCAGCGAGCCGGGGGCGGCGGTCGGGTTTCCGGCTGCCCAGCCGTTGCACCTCATCAGGGACAGTGCGCTGTCGGTGCCGGTGAGCGGACTCTGTCGCGACCACGTATCGATGAGGGTGGGGATCTCGTTCTGCCCGACCGGTCCGTACACGTCGTTGCAGCGAGACACGAGTGCACCGTCACTGAGCCGCAGCGCGTCCGCGTCGTCGGCGAGTGCACTGAGCGCGCGGACGTCGCCCCGGTCAGCGGCGGTGATGGCCGACGCGATCGAGGTCAACGCGTCGGGCCGGTTGGGTGCGAGCGCCACCGCAGTGGTGATGGCGGCCAGCACCCGGGTGTCGGAGAGATTCGCGAGCCGACCCTGCGCGGCCTTGTCCATGAGGCGCGTCATCGTCGCCACACCGTCGGTGCCGAAGGTGCAGCCGGGCAGATTGGCGCACCGCTGCGCGAAGGTCTGCAGGCCCGCCTGGACACCCGTCGACCGGGCGAGGCCGCGGTCGCGCGCGTTGGCGCCGAATGGGGTGGGCGTGTCGAGGACGACCCGACCCACATGCGCCGCGTGCAGCGAACTGTAGGCGAGCACCACGTCGGCGCCCTCACCGATCCCGATGAGCCCGAGGCGATCGACACCCCAGCGGTTGCGCAAGGTCTCGAGATCCGACGCGGCGAAGGCGATGGAGAAGTCGAGTTGATAGGGAGTCAGCGTCTCGGTGCACCCATCCGACGCCGACGACGCGTTGGTTGCCAACTCGGCGATCCGTGCGGCTGGTGATCGGCCGGCGGAGAGTCCGTTGTCGGCCATCGCGGCGCGTTCGGCCCGGGTCATGCAGTCGAGCGGATTGCTCTGCGGCAGACCGCGCCGGTCGACAGCAACGATCGGGTGCGAACGCAGCAACTCTCGTCCCTGATCGGAGGCCAGCAGGAGCAGTGCCCGCGACGACGGCATGTCGCTGCCGGTGGTCAGGGCGAGGGGAGCGGCGTCCGCGGGCGTCGCCGACGTGCGCACGCGGGTCGCGGCGACCGTCAGGGTCTCGTCGTCGGGTTGGGCCGGGTCGACGGGCGAGTCGAACTCGGCGCACTCCACGATTGCCCCGGGCGGTGCGGTCACACCGAAGCGCGCGGCCGTCGCCGAGCCGCACTCCCGCCACGCGAGGTCCTGACGCGGCGCGGTCAGCGCCGGTGGGGGCGGGGTAGCCGATGAGGACGTCGCCGGATTCTCACCGTGATCGCCCGACACCAGATCCGGACCGGGGTCGGGCCCGACGGCGCAGGCGGAGACGATCAGCGTGGTGGTGAGCAGTCCGGCGCCGGCCATCGCCCGCATTCGACGCCCTGCCCACCGAATCCGGCCACCCCGC is part of the Gordonia bronchialis DSM 43247 genome and encodes:
- the hemE gene encoding uroporphyrinogen decarboxylase, with product MSNAPRLRADRSHLPLIAAATGATPSRRPVWFMRQAGRSLPEYRAIRAEHGMLESCFDAEMVCEITMQPVRRHDVDAAILFSDIVVPLKAAGVDLDIVAGTGPVIAEPIRTEADVTRLPRLAPEAVGAVARAVELILAELGGDTALIGFAGAPFTLASYLIEGGPSRNYERTKAMMHGAPVVWNELMGRLADITIAFLRVQLDAGVDAIQLFDSWAGMLSAADYARFVAPHSSRVLAEVAEYGVPRIHFGVGTGELLAPMAHAGADVIGVDWRVPLDEAARRVGPGKAVQGNLDPTMLFAGDDVVDREIRRVVDDGDRAIAEGAVGHIFNLGHGVLPGTDPDVLTRAVDLIHRL
- the hemG gene encoding protoporphyrinogen oxidase, which produces MSRRIRVAVVGGGISGLTAAFRLRQALGSDAQIDVVESSDRLGGVLRTVDVGGRAVDVGAEAFIVRRPEALALIDELGLADDVVSPSGARPAIWSGAGLHPLPAPALMGIPASPEPVAGLVDSDDLDRLAGEADRPLNWSVTQNPTVGDLVADRFGPSVVARSVDPMLGGVYSSLAADIGLREAIPALAARLDGGSPSLTAAVRSVIDSGAGASGPVFGTLIGGYRRLLDALTAAAAVTPALARAVVTLGSGADGWTLGFGDGGSADYDGVVLAVPAPVAGELLTESAPAIGEALVAVPRASSVVVSIALEPGTRLPDHSGVLVATGETLRAKAFTFSSRKWPHLAGDDEPVSVRASFGRHGAPVPDEDDEPGVGERLVADALADLDAVCAAAGVNAVSARVVDSYVQRWPGGLPVYGPGHLAAMARVDAHRPPRLALAGSAYAGVGVPACIGRAGRAAAAVVADLTPET
- the hemQ gene encoding hydrogen peroxide-dependent heme synthase, with translation MSRLDYAELNSTIRYLMFSVFAVRPGELPADRDQVKSDAADFFKTLEDSGVVVRGVYDVSGLRADADFMIWWHAEKIEELQAAYARFRRETVVGRASDAVWSNVALHRPAEFNKSHIPAFLAGEEPGNYICVYPFVRSYDWYLLPDEERRKMLADHGKAAREYKDVRANTVASFALGDYEWLLAFEAPELHRIVDLMRDLRATEARRHVREETPFFTGPRVEVDALIDALP
- a CDS encoding peptidylprolyl isomerase, translated to MTALGRQRRGAAIGVLGLAAGLAVGACAISVDGTPVAAPDPPVRTVACDYQVAPNAFDSLPTTVPPSVPADQRDAYLRYMASLRAGASKQRSAPQPAPRQPETGRVTVTLTTSQGTIPITVEHTGAPCNAGAVLSLAHSGYYDNTDCHRLTAAPALKVLQCGDPTGTGIGGPGWNSPDEFPTDLRPSGPPDPYTGLQAVTYPRGVVAVANSNSSGRTHTGDAQFFIVYGDSQIAANYAVIGSVDTAGLGVVDRVAAGGIAPDLPTETLQDGTPKVRLSITSATVS
- the msrB gene encoding peptide-methionine (R)-S-oxide reductase MsrB, which produces MTSDNRAELADLTDEQWKERLTPAEYRVLRQAGTEAPFTGEYTDTTTIGVYRCRACDAELFRSEQKFESHCGWPSFFSPLAGDAVVERADDSMGMRRTEVLCANCGSHLGHVFAGEGYDTPTDLRYCINSISLTLEPAGPPDA
- a CDS encoding glycosyltransferase family 87 protein, which translates into the protein MANLDRYLYPQVSVQRIVPMILWPISVMMVIQRALILGVNGSRTDDFKPVYAAAFNFLNNLPVYGENYSTVSPHYLYPPSGTLLMAPVAVLDYERARWLFIAVSAIALVGCAYLLTRMFGYSAGSWVFPTVLFVFFSTETVANTLIFTNFNAFVLLGMLAFMMLMIRRHDLWAGVPLGLTLAVKPVLAPLLLLALLNRQWKVLITAIAIPAALMAVAWPIGVDAMDFVTKTAPYLFEARDYYNSSIAGNGAYFGVAPWLVVLLRVAFVAMAVFSLWFLYRYYRTTNELLWLSTSSGVLLVTTFLVGSLGQGYYSMLLFPLLMSVVLPGSPMRNWPAWLGVYGCMAFDSFYSERWNALGWILEYGKVTWGWSLLMIAVFCSLLFRYLDIRSTTTNAEPTAPRPTPASDEPTAVNRTATTG
- a CDS encoding DivIVA domain-containing protein gives rise to the protein MLTPDDVHNVAFGKPPMGRRGYNEDHVDSFLDDVEATMRELYRRLSRYESVDAERPHP
- a CDS encoding alpha/beta hydrolase, which encodes MRAMAGAGLLTTTLIVSACAVGPDPGPDLVSGDHGENPATSSSATPPPPALTAPRQDLAWRECGSATAARFGVTAPPGAIVECAEFDSPVDPAQPDDETLTVAATRVRTSATPADAAPLALTTGSDMPSSRALLLLASDQGRELLRSHPIVAVDRRGLPQSNPLDCMTRAERAAMADNGLSAGRSPAARIAELATNASSASDGCTETLTPYQLDFSIAFAASDLETLRNRWGVDRLGLIGIGEGADVVLAYSSLHAAHVGRVVLDTPTPFGANARDRGLARSTGVQAGLQTFAQRCANLPGCTFGTDGVATMTRLMDKAAQGRLANLSDTRVLAAITTAVALAPNRPDALTSIASAITAADRGDVRALSALADDADALRLSDGALVSRCNDVYGPVGQNEIPTLIDTWSRQSPLTGTDSALSLMRCNGWAAGNPTAAPGSLPTPPLVLNGTNDTINGGNGASALRATFLNAGIAPVTVGWEGIGYSVLARSSCAAQTVAEYLGPTPLAGPTDRGCPA